One region of Priestia megaterium genomic DNA includes:
- a CDS encoding GtrA family protein, whose amino-acid sequence MTNKWIPLIKFALVGVVNTLIDFAVYALLTTIGVNYILAQWISYSAGILNSYVMNRKWTFEKKEKSSKREVISFVIVNLITLSLTSFLLTVLYNKWGIPLLISKLLITIVSVGINFIGTKLFVFTTKKERGIHI is encoded by the coding sequence GTGACTAACAAATGGATACCCTTGATTAAATTTGCGTTAGTAGGAGTGGTAAATACACTGATTGATTTTGCAGTATACGCACTTTTAACAACAATCGGTGTGAACTACATACTAGCGCAGTGGATTTCATACAGTGCGGGCATTTTAAACAGTTATGTCATGAATCGTAAATGGACGTTTGAGAAAAAAGAAAAAAGCAGTAAGCGTGAAGTGATTTCATTCGTGATCGTGAATTTAATCACTTTATCCCTAACATCTTTTCTGTTGACTGTTCTATATAATAAATGGGGTATACCACTGCTAATCAGTAAACTTTTAATTACAATCGTAAGTGTCGGTATCAATTTTATTGGCACCAAATTATTTGTATTTACTACTAAAAAAGAAAGAGGGATTCATATATGA
- a CDS encoding sulfate ABC transporter substrate-binding protein, which produces MKKKAVQFLMVLTALLVVLAGCGNGKSTETAGKDSSASKNDSKKPVELLNVSYDPTRELYQEFNKSFASYWKDKTGQDVTIQQSHGGSGKQGRAVIDGLEADVVTLALAYDIDEIAQTRQLLNKDWEKELAHNSTPYTSTIVFLVRKGNPKGIKDWDDLTKKGTSVITPNPKTSGGARWNYLAAWAYAKDKYNGDNKKIEDFMSKLYGNVEVLDSGARGATTTFVERGIGDVLIAWENEAYLSLNELGKDKFEIVTPSLSILAEPPVAVVDKVAKKKGTTKVAKAYLKYLYTEKGQEIAAENYYRPRNKKVLEKHKDQFPSLNLVTIKDFGGWKKAQETHFNDGGTFDQIYQPK; this is translated from the coding sequence ATGAAGAAAAAAGCAGTTCAGTTTTTAATGGTGCTGACAGCACTGCTCGTGGTGCTAGCAGGTTGCGGCAATGGAAAATCTACTGAAACAGCAGGGAAAGATAGTTCTGCGAGTAAAAACGATTCAAAAAAACCAGTAGAACTTTTAAACGTTTCATATGATCCTACACGTGAGCTTTATCAGGAGTTCAATAAGAGCTTTGCGTCTTATTGGAAAGATAAAACAGGGCAAGACGTCACTATTCAGCAATCACACGGTGGCTCTGGTAAGCAAGGCCGAGCAGTTATTGACGGTTTAGAAGCGGATGTAGTAACGCTGGCGCTTGCTTACGATATTGATGAAATCGCTCAAACTCGTCAATTATTAAACAAAGACTGGGAGAAAGAATTGGCTCATAATTCTACACCATACACATCAACGATTGTTTTTTTAGTTCGTAAAGGAAATCCAAAAGGAATTAAAGATTGGGATGATTTAACGAAAAAAGGTACATCTGTTATTACGCCAAATCCAAAAACTTCTGGAGGCGCGCGCTGGAATTATTTAGCTGCATGGGCATATGCGAAGGATAAATATAACGGCGATAACAAAAAGATTGAAGACTTCATGAGTAAGCTTTATGGAAATGTCGAAGTGTTAGACTCAGGCGCACGCGGAGCTACCACTACCTTTGTAGAGCGAGGCATTGGAGACGTGTTAATTGCATGGGAAAACGAAGCTTACTTATCGTTAAATGAGCTAGGAAAAGATAAATTTGAAATTGTAACACCGTCATTAAGTATTTTAGCAGAGCCACCTGTTGCTGTAGTAGATAAAGTAGCTAAAAAGAAAGGCACGACAAAGGTAGCAAAAGCATACTTAAAATACCTATATACAGAAAAAGGTCAGGAAATCGCAGCGGAAAACTACTATCGTCCTCGAAATAAAAAAGTATTAGAGAAACACAAAGATCAATTCCCTTCGCTTAACCTAGTCACTATTAAAGATTTTGGCGGCTGGAAAAAAGCTCAAGAAACGCATTTTAATGATGGGGGAACATTCGATCAGATTTATCAGCCAAAGTAA
- the galU gene encoding UTP--glucose-1-phosphate uridylyltransferase GalU, translating to MTIKKAVIPVGGLGTRFLPATKAQPKEMLPIVDKPAVQYIVEEAVKSGIESIIFITGRNKKSIEDHFDKSIELEQMLEEKHKFEMLKEVQTISSMASIHYIRQKEPLGLGHAILCAEQFIGDEPFAVLLGDDIMTSEEPALKQMIQAYETTNQSVIGVQKVDVEEVSKYGIIQPRNKSGSIHEVNDLIEKPSIEQAPSTIAVMGRYILNPSIFSYLKTIERGVGNELQLTDALRVVCEKERLFALELEGQRFDIGDKVGYMKAMVEVGLKRKDLRQTFLSYLEGIVEKERANNFS from the coding sequence ATGACGATAAAAAAAGCAGTTATTCCAGTAGGCGGTTTAGGAACTCGATTTTTGCCAGCGACAAAAGCGCAGCCCAAAGAAATGCTGCCAATTGTCGATAAGCCTGCTGTACAATACATTGTAGAAGAAGCTGTGAAATCAGGTATTGAAAGTATTATTTTTATTACAGGTCGAAATAAAAAATCAATTGAAGACCATTTTGATAAATCAATTGAACTAGAGCAAATGCTTGAAGAAAAGCACAAGTTCGAAATGTTAAAAGAAGTACAAACGATTTCATCAATGGCCAGTATTCACTATATTCGTCAAAAAGAGCCGTTAGGACTTGGTCATGCTATTCTTTGTGCTGAGCAATTTATTGGAGATGAGCCGTTTGCCGTTCTTCTTGGAGACGATATTATGACTTCTGAAGAACCTGCGCTCAAACAGATGATTCAAGCGTATGAAACGACTAATCAATCAGTTATTGGAGTTCAAAAAGTGGATGTGGAAGAAGTATCAAAATACGGCATTATTCAGCCGAGAAATAAATCTGGCAGCATTCATGAAGTGAATGACTTGATTGAAAAACCATCAATAGAACAAGCTCCGTCAACGATTGCCGTTATGGGCCGCTACATTTTAAACCCTTCTATTTTTTCTTATCTAAAAACGATTGAAAGAGGGGTAGGAAATGAATTACAATTAACAGATGCACTGCGCGTCGTATGTGAAAAAGAGCGATTGTTTGCTCTTGAACTTGAAGGGCAGCGCTTTGACATTGGAGATAAGGTAGGCTATATGAAAGCAATGGTAGAAGTGGGGTTAAAGCGTAAAGATTTACGTCAAACGTTTTTATCGTATTTGGAAGGAATTGTAGAAAAAGAACGAGCAAACAACTTCAGCTAA
- a CDS encoding glycosyltransferase family 39 protein, with product MKHMNSEVKEERTSNKKRIDLFLVPIVLIAAFLNLFKIWTDEYANAYYTAAVKSMLQSFHNFFYASFDPGGYVTIDKPPVVFWIQTISAKIFGFHGWSVILPQALAGIGSVLLLYVLVKRTFGVWAGRFAALAMALTPIVPAVSRTNNIDSMLVFTLLVATWMLFRAVRTAKFGWVLAAFAMIGVAFNMKMLQAYMVLPAFYVFYVVATKITWKKKIAFLTTATALMLAVSVSWAVVVDSTSADKRPYMGSSQTNSVLELAFGYNGINRLTGNTSVTGSSHKQPAQAQQQTASSETKQTSNSNAESSQSSNQSKSSSSQKMQAPDGGNQNGMFNTGNPGPFRLFQKGLSDQISWLLPFVIFSIVGLFAGVKFKGPYTAKQKESLFWLAWLLPVAVFFSIAGFFHQYYLIMLAPPIAAFAGAGAVALWSMYKQHNGWKSWLLPSGILTTAALQVYIMSPYVSSIGVAPIAGVGALGVILALVLAIRKERKNSVTNYLGVAAMVVLLAMPAYWAMTPIIYGGNSMLPAAGPDSSSGMGGPPSTATNSKQSGFNGMQPPGSSDSNSSSNNQMQPPSGSSNGGQMQMPSSSSSKLSSSKRKSGGMNAEVNTKLLNYLTKNNTGEKYLFATTDSTSAAPYIIKTGKPVMAMGGFSGSDPILTVSKLKSMIKKGEVKYFYLSGMGKGGQSDVITWIKENSKEIPSSKWQSTSSSSQQGPSGNGTLYEITLK from the coding sequence ATGAAACACATGAACAGTGAAGTGAAAGAAGAACGGACTTCAAACAAAAAAAGAATAGACTTATTTTTAGTTCCAATTGTTTTAATTGCAGCGTTTTTGAACTTATTTAAAATTTGGACAGATGAATACGCCAACGCTTATTACACGGCAGCTGTCAAAAGTATGCTTCAAAGTTTTCATAATTTCTTTTACGCATCTTTTGATCCAGGAGGCTATGTAACCATTGATAAGCCGCCGGTTGTGTTTTGGATTCAGACAATTAGCGCCAAAATATTTGGATTTCACGGGTGGAGCGTCATTTTACCGCAAGCATTAGCAGGCATCGGTTCAGTTCTTTTACTATACGTACTCGTGAAACGTACGTTTGGCGTATGGGCTGGGAGGTTTGCTGCTCTTGCGATGGCTCTGACGCCGATTGTGCCCGCGGTAAGCCGAACAAATAATATTGATAGTATGCTTGTGTTTACATTATTAGTAGCAACGTGGATGTTGTTTCGTGCTGTGCGTACAGCTAAATTTGGCTGGGTGTTAGCGGCTTTTGCGATGATTGGTGTTGCATTTAACATGAAAATGCTTCAAGCATACATGGTTTTACCAGCATTCTATGTTTTCTATGTAGTGGCAACCAAAATTACGTGGAAAAAGAAAATTGCTTTTTTAACAACAGCAACTGCACTGATGCTTGCTGTTTCTGTCTCATGGGCAGTTGTAGTAGATTCAACTTCGGCTGATAAGCGTCCTTATATGGGAAGCAGTCAAACAAATTCAGTTCTAGAGCTTGCTTTTGGATATAACGGTATCAATCGTTTAACTGGAAATACAAGCGTGACGGGAAGCAGTCATAAACAGCCTGCTCAAGCTCAGCAGCAAACAGCAAGCAGTGAAACAAAACAAACGAGTAATTCAAATGCTGAGTCTTCACAAAGCTCAAATCAAAGCAAGAGCAGCTCTTCTCAAAAGATGCAGGCTCCAGATGGAGGAAATCAAAACGGAATGTTCAACACGGGGAACCCTGGTCCATTCCGACTGTTCCAAAAAGGGTTATCAGATCAAATCAGCTGGTTATTGCCATTTGTAATCTTTTCAATCGTGGGTCTATTTGCTGGAGTGAAATTTAAAGGACCTTACACGGCAAAACAAAAAGAAAGTTTATTTTGGTTAGCTTGGCTGCTGCCGGTAGCTGTTTTCTTTAGTATCGCAGGATTTTTCCATCAGTATTATTTAATTATGCTGGCACCTCCAATCGCAGCATTTGCAGGAGCGGGAGCAGTAGCTTTATGGAGTATGTACAAACAGCATAATGGCTGGAAATCATGGCTGCTGCCGAGTGGTATTTTAACAACAGCAGCGCTTCAAGTATATATCATGTCTCCTTATGTCAGCTCAATCGGCGTAGCGCCAATTGCAGGTGTAGGGGCACTGGGCGTCATTCTAGCTCTTGTTTTAGCTATTCGTAAAGAGCGTAAAAATTCTGTAACGAATTATTTAGGAGTAGCAGCAATGGTTGTCTTGCTTGCAATGCCGGCGTACTGGGCGATGACACCAATTATTTATGGTGGAAATAGCATGCTTCCAGCAGCAGGTCCTGATTCTTCAAGCGGTATGGGAGGACCTCCAAGCACAGCTACAAATAGCAAACAGTCTGGCTTTAACGGCATGCAGCCTCCAGGAAGCTCTGACAGCAATTCATCTTCAAACAATCAAATGCAGCCGCCAAGCGGTTCATCGAACGGCGGTCAAATGCAAATGCCAAGTAGCTCTTCAAGCAAATTATCATCTTCAAAACGAAAAAGTGGAGGGATGAACGCAGAAGTAAACACAAAGCTACTAAACTATTTAACAAAAAATAATACAGGCGAAAAATATTTATTTGCCACAACGGATTCAACTTCAGCTGCGCCTTACATTATCAAAACGGGCAAGCCAGTCATGGCAATGGGAGGATTTAGCGGTTCAGATCCAATTCTAACGGTGAGTAAATTAAAATCTATGATTAAAAAAGGTGAAGTGAAATATTTCTACCTGTCTGGAATGGGTAAGGGAGGCCAATCTGACGTTATCACGTGGATTAAAGAAAATAGTAAGGAGATCCCTTCTTCCAAATGGCAGTCTACTTCATCAAGTTCTCAGCAAGGACCATCTGGAAACGGAACATTATACGAAATAACGCTTAAATAA
- a CDS encoding Fur-regulated basic protein FbpA has translation MENLLRAAVRQRKQYLIEELLKKGIYKKENHHLFELTLSDLEKEYQARSK, from the coding sequence ATGGAAAATTTATTACGAGCAGCGGTGCGCCAAAGAAAACAATACCTCATTGAAGAGTTACTGAAAAAAGGGATTTATAAAAAAGAAAATCATCATCTTTTTGAACTCACACTCTCTGACTTAGAAAAAGAGTATCAGGCACGCAGTAAGTAA
- a CDS encoding sensor histidine kinase — protein sequence MKSIYVKLVLSFIITILLSVVITVVVTTFLSKQKLEMRLGQDMVKMGEDFIDLYGAEDSDKAARFLSNSSFIHFSFIIIDDQHKEKVLGQPGPPIPITPKEVDQVLGGKRYSNLNEEKGDRPQPNVVGLPFKENGRSYALFIQSHPQRQFSVIQDVQNIQLITILLVGIVLFAYVSTIIIKPIKRLSTAMKVVGQGEYNVQVEHAANDEIGLLTKNFNQMTKELNKIETMRQEFIASVSHEIQSPLTSIRGFSAALKDDIVSEDKKIQYLTIIEKESTRLSQLSSNLLKLASLDSEHQTLMLQQYRLDEQIRHVVMALEPQWIKKNIEIDLDLSNVQIEADKDLLEQVWLNLVTNAVKYTPENGFVKISIHQKNEEIDVKIKDNGIGIIEEDQKYIFESFYKVDKSRTLKGSGLGLAITKKIVRLHEGAIRVESKKEQGSIFTVTLPIQKNRNKKYSSV from the coding sequence GTGAAATCAATTTATGTAAAGCTGGTTCTATCGTTCATCATTACAATTTTATTGAGCGTTGTGATTACCGTTGTTGTCACGACATTTCTTAGCAAGCAGAAGCTCGAAATGCGATTAGGTCAGGATATGGTGAAGATGGGAGAAGATTTTATCGATTTGTACGGAGCAGAAGACTCCGATAAAGCTGCAAGGTTTTTATCTAATTCATCATTCATTCATTTTTCGTTTATTATTATTGATGATCAGCATAAAGAGAAAGTATTAGGACAGCCGGGGCCGCCTATTCCAATTACACCGAAAGAAGTAGATCAAGTATTAGGTGGGAAGCGTTATTCTAATTTAAACGAGGAAAAAGGTGATCGTCCACAGCCAAACGTAGTGGGTCTCCCTTTTAAAGAAAATGGACGGTCGTATGCTCTATTTATTCAGTCTCATCCACAGCGGCAATTTTCAGTTATTCAAGATGTTCAAAATATCCAGCTTATTACGATTTTATTAGTAGGTATTGTATTGTTTGCATATGTTTCAACGATTATTATTAAACCGATTAAGCGTCTCAGTACAGCGATGAAAGTTGTCGGACAAGGCGAATACAATGTGCAAGTCGAGCACGCAGCGAATGATGAAATTGGTCTGTTAACTAAAAACTTTAATCAAATGACTAAAGAATTAAACAAAATAGAAACGATGAGGCAAGAGTTTATTGCTAGCGTTTCCCATGAAATTCAATCACCGCTGACCTCTATTCGCGGTTTTTCAGCGGCACTTAAAGATGATATCGTCAGTGAAGATAAAAAGATACAATATTTAACGATTATCGAAAAAGAAAGTACAAGACTATCTCAGCTTAGTTCCAATTTGTTAAAGCTTGCTTCTCTTGACTCTGAACATCAAACGCTAATGCTGCAGCAATACCGGTTAGATGAACAAATCAGGCATGTGGTCATGGCTTTAGAACCTCAGTGGATAAAAAAGAATATAGAAATTGACCTTGATTTATCCAATGTTCAAATAGAAGCAGATAAAGATTTGTTAGAGCAAGTTTGGCTAAATTTAGTAACAAATGCTGTTAAATATACGCCTGAAAATGGATTTGTGAAAATATCCATTCATCAAAAAAACGAAGAAATAGACGTGAAAATAAAGGATAATGGAATTGGTATTATCGAAGAAGATCAAAAATATATTTTTGAAAGCTTTTATAAAGTAGATAAATCCAGAACGTTAAAAGGAAGCGGCCTCGGTCTAGCTATTACAAAAAAAATTGTGCGACTGCATGAGGGCGCAATACGTGTTGAAAGCAAAAAAGAACAAGGAAGCATCTTTACGGTAACTTTGCCTATCCAAAAAAATAGGAATAAAAAATACTCGTCTGTGTAA
- the cysT gene encoding sulfate ABC transporter permease subunit CysT has product MSVLQRQKKKKSILPGFGLSLGFTMFYASILVLFPLAMIFLNTASMGWSDFIKTVTEPRVVASYKLSFGAAFAAGIINVIFGTIIAWVLVRYHFPGKRFIDGLVDLPFALPTAVAGIALTTLYVPKGWIGQLFTFKIAFTPIGIIIALTFIGLPFVVRMVQPVLQNFNAEIEEASASLGASRMQTFRKVIFPELVPAILTGFSLSFARALGEYGSVVFIAGNMPMKTEITPLIIMTKLEQYDYAGATAIASVMLVVSFFLLLLINIIQWWTNRKFIHS; this is encoded by the coding sequence GTGAGCGTGTTACAACGACAGAAAAAAAAGAAAAGCATCTTACCTGGATTTGGGCTTTCTTTAGGTTTTACGATGTTTTATGCAAGTATCCTTGTGCTTTTTCCGTTAGCTATGATTTTTTTAAATACGGCATCTATGGGATGGAGCGACTTTATTAAAACTGTTACAGAACCTAGAGTAGTAGCGTCGTATAAATTAAGTTTTGGAGCAGCATTTGCAGCCGGCATCATTAATGTTATTTTTGGAACCATTATTGCGTGGGTATTAGTGAGGTATCATTTTCCTGGAAAGAGGTTTATTGACGGACTTGTGGATTTGCCGTTTGCCTTGCCAACGGCTGTTGCCGGCATTGCCTTGACCACTCTTTACGTTCCGAAAGGATGGATTGGTCAATTATTTACGTTTAAAATCGCATTTACGCCTATCGGAATTATTATCGCTCTTACGTTTATTGGTCTGCCGTTTGTTGTCCGAATGGTGCAGCCAGTATTGCAAAACTTTAATGCAGAGATTGAAGAAGCATCTGCTAGTTTAGGAGCCAGCCGAATGCAAACGTTCAGAAAAGTTATTTTTCCAGAGCTGGTGCCCGCTATTTTAACAGGTTTTTCTCTTTCGTTCGCAAGAGCGCTTGGAGAATACGGGTCCGTTGTTTTTATTGCTGGAAATATGCCGATGAAAACTGAAATTACGCCGCTTATTATTATGACAAAACTCGAGCAGTACGATTATGCGGGAGCTACTGCTATTGCATCAGTCATGCTCGTTGTATCATTTTTTCTGTTATTACTTATTAATATTATTCAATGGTGGACAAATCGTAAATTTATACATAGTTAA
- the cysW gene encoding sulfate ABC transporter permease subunit CysW: MAGHVPMQHAKTTVEITHSSLKEPKVVGWLLTFIALAFLALFLVLPLITIFITAFQKGWETYLAAITNPDALAAIKLTLIVVLITVPLNAVFGVVAAWLITKFDFKGKNILITLIDLPFAVSPVIAGLIFILLFGAQGLFGEWLFNHDIKIVFAIPGIILATLFVTLPFVAKELIPLMQAQGSAEEEASLTLGASGFKTFFLVTLPNIKWGLLYGIILCNARAIGEFGAVSVVSGHIRGMTNTMPLHIEILYNEYQFAAAFAVASLMSVLAIFTLIIKNIIEWKAKHI; the protein is encoded by the coding sequence TTGGCAGGACATGTTCCAATGCAGCACGCAAAAACGACTGTTGAAATCACTCATTCTAGTTTAAAAGAGCCCAAAGTCGTCGGATGGCTGCTTACATTTATTGCACTGGCTTTTTTAGCTCTATTCTTAGTGCTTCCGCTTATCACGATTTTTATAACAGCCTTTCAAAAAGGGTGGGAAACATATCTCGCTGCGATTACAAATCCAGATGCCCTGGCTGCTATTAAACTAACGTTAATCGTCGTGCTGATTACCGTTCCGTTAAATGCCGTTTTTGGCGTGGTAGCTGCATGGTTAATTACGAAGTTTGATTTTAAAGGAAAGAATATTTTAATTACGCTTATTGATTTACCATTTGCCGTTTCGCCTGTTATTGCTGGATTGATTTTTATTTTATTATTTGGTGCACAAGGGTTGTTCGGAGAATGGCTGTTTAATCACGACATCAAAATTGTCTTTGCTATTCCCGGTATTATATTAGCTACCCTTTTTGTAACGCTTCCGTTTGTTGCCAAAGAATTGATTCCACTCATGCAAGCTCAAGGGTCAGCCGAAGAAGAGGCATCGTTAACGTTAGGAGCCAGCGGTTTCAAAACTTTTTTTCTAGTGACATTACCTAATATTAAATGGGGCTTATTATATGGAATCATTTTATGTAATGCGAGGGCGATTGGAGAGTTTGGAGCTGTTTCCGTTGTGTCGGGGCACATTCGAGGAATGACAAATACGATGCCTCTTCATATTGAAATTCTCTACAATGAATATCAATTTGCAGCAGCGTTTGCGGTAGCATCTTTAATGTCAGTTTTAGCTATATTTACATTAATTATAAAAAACATTATTGAGTGGAAAGCCAAACATATTTAA
- a CDS encoding response regulator transcription factor, which produces MIQILVADDDQHIRELISLYLENQGFKIIKAADGEEAWAKMEEFRIDLAVVDIMMPFKDGWELTKEIKEYFDIPVLMVTARGESHDKLKGFDIGTDDYVVKPFDPQEMVARVKALLRRYRVEANNVIYMGNIKLDRTKLEMSAGETSEQLPLKEFELLFTLVSSPGKIFTRDQLIQLIWGYDYEGDERTVDVHIKRLRERLNHMKNVGMEIKTIRGLGYRAEGC; this is translated from the coding sequence ATGATTCAAATATTAGTTGCAGATGATGATCAACACATTCGAGAGCTGATATCATTATATTTAGAAAATCAAGGATTTAAAATTATAAAAGCAGCAGATGGTGAAGAAGCGTGGGCGAAAATGGAAGAGTTTCGAATTGATCTAGCGGTCGTTGATATCATGATGCCATTTAAAGACGGATGGGAACTAACAAAGGAAATTAAGGAGTATTTTGATATACCGGTTTTGATGGTAACAGCTAGAGGCGAATCGCATGATAAACTAAAAGGATTTGATATCGGAACAGACGACTATGTCGTGAAGCCTTTTGATCCTCAGGAAATGGTTGCTCGTGTAAAGGCCCTTTTACGCAGGTACCGAGTAGAAGCTAACAATGTAATTTATATGGGGAATATAAAATTGGACCGTACCAAATTAGAGATGAGTGCAGGAGAAACAAGCGAACAGCTGCCGTTAAAAGAGTTTGAATTACTGTTCACATTAGTTAGTTCTCCAGGAAAGATTTTTACTCGTGATCAGCTTATTCAATTAATTTGGGGATATGATTATGAAGGTGATGAGCGCACGGTAGACGTTCACATAAAACGTCTGCGAGAGAGGCTTAATCATATGAAAAACGTCGGTATGGAAATCAAAACAATTCGCGGACTAGGCTATAGAGCAGAAGGGTGTTAA
- a CDS encoding glycosyltransferase family 2 protein: protein MSSIIKYSIVVPVYNEEEVIHETYRRLTEVMRSTKEAYELLFVNDGSRDRTAEIIKEYSEQDPAVVLLDFARNFGHQIAITAGMDYARGEAVVVIDADLQDPPELILEMIEKWKQGFDVVYAKRTKRKGETYFKKQTAAMFYRFLRAMTDIDIPLDTGDFRLLDRKVCNQMNSIQEKNRFVRGLVSWVGFKQIAVEYERDERLAGESKYPLKKMLKLSMDGITSFSYKPLKLASYAGVTLSGVGFIYLLVVLYLKLFTDSTITGWSSLIVIQLFFSGIILIILGMIGEYIGRIYDETKNRPLYIVREKYQLETRKEVSLRD, encoded by the coding sequence ATGAGTTCAATTATTAAATATTCTATTGTTGTTCCTGTCTACAACGAAGAAGAAGTGATTCATGAAACCTATCGCCGTCTAACAGAAGTGATGCGTTCAACGAAAGAAGCTTACGAGCTTCTTTTCGTGAACGACGGCAGTAGAGACCGAACGGCAGAAATTATTAAAGAGTACAGTGAGCAAGACCCAGCGGTTGTTTTATTAGATTTTGCCCGTAACTTTGGTCATCAAATTGCTATTACAGCTGGTATGGATTATGCACGAGGAGAGGCGGTCGTTGTGATTGATGCTGATTTGCAAGACCCGCCCGAATTAATTTTAGAGATGATTGAAAAATGGAAGCAAGGATTTGACGTTGTATACGCTAAGCGTACAAAGCGAAAAGGAGAAACATATTTTAAAAAGCAAACAGCGGCTATGTTTTATCGTTTCTTACGTGCGATGACCGATATTGATATTCCGCTCGATACAGGGGATTTTCGTTTGCTAGATCGTAAAGTGTGCAATCAAATGAATAGCATTCAAGAAAAAAATCGCTTTGTTCGCGGATTAGTAAGCTGGGTTGGCTTTAAGCAAATAGCAGTAGAATATGAGCGAGACGAGCGTTTGGCCGGGGAGTCAAAATATCCTTTGAAAAAGATGCTGAAGCTTTCAATGGATGGCATTACGTCTTTCTCCTATAAACCGCTGAAGCTAGCTAGCTATGCTGGTGTAACGCTATCAGGTGTTGGTTTTATTTATCTTTTAGTGGTGCTGTATTTGAAGTTATTTACAGACAGCACCATCACAGGGTGGTCGTCATTAATTGTCATTCAGCTATTCTTTAGCGGCATCATTTTAATCATTCTTGGTATGATCGGAGAATATATTGGCCGCATCTACGATGAAACAAAAAATCGTCCACTCTATATCGTCCGTGAAAAGTATCAGCTTGAAACACGCAAGGAAGTATCACTTCGTGACTAA
- a CDS encoding YezD family protein produces the protein MASITQEKLDYIVKLLTEINYGSVLITLHDGQITQVDSTEKNRFLAKSKVASHK, from the coding sequence ATGGCTTCAATTACACAAGAAAAATTAGATTATATTGTTAAATTACTAACTGAAATCAACTATGGGTCTGTACTAATTACTCTTCACGACGGACAAATTACTCAAGTGGACAGCACGGAAAAAAACCGCTTTTTAGCTAAAAGCAAAGTAGCAAGCCACAAATAA